Genomic segment of Coffea arabica cultivar ET-39 chromosome 1e, Coffea Arabica ET-39 HiFi, whole genome shotgun sequence:
gaTTTCTGATAACTTCAGTGTGGTTTGAGAGAGAGTCACCAGAAATCTCCACAAGAACAAACTCCGTCCCTGAAATGATGAAATCTGCTGGCGTCCCGTACAATGATTTCTCGTTTAAGGTACTTTGAAGTTAGCTTGGTGAAGTTATGGCAATCACCACAGACCCGAAGATTCTTGGTGATTCGTATCGGGGTCCTAGATGTGGTGTTGAGTAGCCCATATGATATAGCCAGCCGTTCACTATGTCCAGTTAGtaactttattttttcttcctcctctaCGTTGTGTAAAACATATTTAGTTTGAGGCACATATCCTCCtccttttaccaatttttcAGTGATCTGATCCAAATTTTGCTTAATCTCGTCAGACTCTGGATGAGACCTATCATGGGCAATGAACACGTGGAACTTATTGCCAACCTCTATCCAACTACATGCAGGATCTTTCTTCAACTCTTTTCCTTTCATCTTCGATCTCACTTCCTCCACATCTTCCCATCTCTCTGTCGCAGCATATGCATTGGATACCAGCACATAATTTCCCGGATTCACTGGATCTAGTTCCATGAGTTTACTAGCAGCAATTTCTCTAATTTTTTCGTTTGAGTGAACACGGCAAGCACCGAGGAGAGCACACCAAACAGCGGCTGTAGGCTCCGCTTTCATCATCgtcacaaaatgaaatgcttctTCTAGGTAATTTGCACGGGCAAGCATATCAACCATGCAAGTGTAGTGTTCTGGCCATGGCTTCAATTTGTATTCATCTTGCATTGATTCAAAAACTTCTTTGCCCTCTTCCACCAAAGCGGAATGACTACATGCATAAAGAACAGCTAAGAAAGTAATGTGATCAGGAACTAGATTTTCACTTTCCAACCTCCTAAACAAATCAATGGCCACCTTACCATAACCATGCATTCCGTATGCACTGATCATGCTCGTCCATATAGGCAAGTCTTTATTCAAGGTACTACTGAAAACCTTATACGAGTCATCCACAATCCCACAGCAAGCATACATGTCCACAAGAGAGCTGGCGACAGGCCCTTCAATAATAAACCCATTCCTGAGTAGGAAGCCATGAatctcttttcctttcctcaATGCCGATAAATCTGCAGCAGCAGACAAGATACTCAGTGTTGCAACACAATCTAgttcaattttgttttctttcataCGAGGTACTAGTTCAAGAGCCTCACTTGCCAATCCATTATCGACATAAGAAGACATCATGCTCGTGAAGGACACAACATTCTTAAATTCGATTAGTTTGAAAACCTTACAAGCATAATTGATGTTTTTGCAGTCCCCATACACTTTAACAAGCGTATTCTCTGTGACTAGATCATATAGGCCTCTTCTCATGAAATaagcatgaatttctttcacAAGAGAATGGCACTTTAAATCACTACAAGCAAGGAGAATGCTTCCAATCATTAACATGTCAACCTCCATCTTTTCCACATTTATTTCTCGAAACAGTTGCAAAGACTTCATGGGAAGATTGTTCCGAGCATAACCAGAAATTGCTGTCGTCCAAGTAACAGAATCTTTATAAGGCATCCTATCAAAAACAAAGTGCATGTAATCTGTCCTGCCGCACTTTGCGTACATGTCCACAAGGGTGTTTCCAACCAGCAAATCATTATccattttgtttttcaaagaaaaagcaTGAATTTGCATTCCATGCGACAGATTTCCCAATCTTCCAGAGGCTGCAAGCATACTTACAAGTGAAATCTGGTCGGGTTTCTGAACCAAATTTTTCATCTCAGAAAAAACACAGAGAGCATCTTCATACAATCCATTCTGTACAAAACCTGACAGCATTGAATTCCATGAAATATTATCTTTCTCCTTCATCTCACTGAAAACTCTCGCAGC
This window contains:
- the LOC113715909 gene encoding pentatricopeptide repeat-containing protein At3g63370, chloroplastic isoform X4 gives rise to the protein MATLSLRLSPHLPFPPTSTINSTSSKTNGIPPFVKYPVKTFSLREICQEGKLREAFRSFGNDLTSPDHSYKPPDEAYSLILELCAAQKALSQGQQIHAHVLKSKSVADAVFLDTKLVFMYGKCGSLLDARKVFDEMLELNIFAWNAMIGACVGNDRPLGALELYKEMRMLDFPLDAHTFPSLFKACAAAKDLCSGCEIHGLTIKLGFLSNAFVVNSLVGMYSKCDDIPAAYQLFSRTSVREDVVAWNSLISAHAASGMSTEGLGLFEEMLYAGVTPSSYTFVPVLQACEEPALGKLGRGIHAIVLKSGRHLETHVANSLVVMYAKNNSMDEAARVFSEMKEKDNISWNSMLSGFVQNGLYEDALCVFSEMKNLVQKPDQISLVSMLAASGRLGNLSHGMQIHAFSLKNKMDNDLLVGNTLVDMYAKCGRTDYMHFVFDRMPYKDSVTWTTAISGYARNNLPMKSLQLFREINVEKMEVDMLMIGSILLACSDLKCHSLVKEIHAYFMRRGLYDLVTENTLVKVYGDCKNINYAYLSALRKGKEIHGFLLRNGFIIEGPVASSLVDMYACCGIVDDSYKVFSSTLNKDLPIWTSMISAYGMHGYGKVAIDLFRRLESENLVPDHITFLAVLYACSHSALVEEGKEVFESMQDEYKLKPWPEHYTCMVDMLARANYLEEAFHFVTMMKAEPTAAVWCALLGACRVHSNEKIREIAASKLMELDPVNPGNYVLVSNAYAATERWEDVEEVRSKMKGKELKKDPACSWIEVGNKFHVFIAHDRSHPESDEIKQNLDQITEKLVKGGGYVPQTKYVLHNVEEEEKIKLLTGHSERLAISYGLLNTTSRTPIRITKNLRVCGDCHNFTKLTSKYLKREIIVRDASRFHHFRDGVCSCGDFW
- the LOC113715909 gene encoding pentatricopeptide repeat-containing protein At3g63370, chloroplastic isoform X2, with amino-acid sequence MATLSLRLSPHLPFPPTSTINSTSSKTNGIPPFVKYPVKTFSLREICQEGKLREAFRSFGNDLTSPDHSYKPPDEAYSLILELCAAQKALSQGQQIHAHVLKSKSVADAVFLDTKLVFMYGKCGSLLDARKVFDEMLELNIFAWNAMIGACVGNDRPLGALELYKEMRMLDFPLDAHTFPSLFKACAAAKDLCSGCEIHGLTIKLGFLSNAFVVNSLVGMYSKCDDIPAAYQLFSRTSVREDVVAWNSLISAHAASGMSTEGLGLFEEMLYAGVTPSSYTFVPVLQACEEPALGKLGRGIHAIVLKSGRHLETHVANSLVVMYAKNNSMDEAARVFSEMKEKDNISWNSMLSGFVQNGLYEDALCVFSEMKNLVQKPDQISLVSMLAASGRLGNLSHGMQIHAFSLKNKMDNDLLVGNTLVDMYAKCGRTDYMHFVFDRMPYKDSVTWTTAISGYARNNLPMKSLQLFREINVEKMEVDMLMIGSILLACSDLKCHSLVKEIHAYFMRRGLYDLVTENTLVKVYGDCKNINYACKVFKLIEFKNVVSFTSMMSSYVDNGLASEALELVPRMKENKIELDCVATLSILSAAADLSALRKGKEIHGFLLRNGFIIEGPVASSLVDMYACCGIVDDSYKVFSSTLNKDLPIWTSMISAYGMHGYAVLYACSHSALVEEGKEVFESMQDEYKLKPWPEHYTCMVDMLARANYLEEAFHFVTMMKAEPTAAVWCALLGACRVHSNEKIREIAASKLMELDPVNPGNYVLVSNAYAATERWEDVEEVRSKMKGKELKKDPACSWIEVGNKFHVFIAHDRSHPESDEIKQNLDQITEKLVKGGGYVPQTKYVLHNVEEEEKIKLLTGHSERLAISYGLLNTTSRTPIRITKNLRVCGDCHNFTKLTSKYLKREIIVRDASRFHHFRDGVCSCGDFW
- the LOC113715909 gene encoding pentatricopeptide repeat-containing protein At3g63370, chloroplastic isoform X3 → MATLSLRLSPHLPFPPTSTINSTSSKTNGIPPFVKYPVKTFSLREICQEGKLREAFRSFGNDLTSPDHSYKPPDEAYSLILELCAAQKALSQGQQIHAHVLKSKSVADAVFLDTKLVFMYGKCGSLLDARKVFDEMLELNIFAWNAMIGACVGNDRPLGALELYKEMRMLDFPLDAHTFPSLFKACAAAKDLCSGCEIHGLTIKLGFLSNAFVVNSLVGMYSKCDDIPAAYQLFSRTSVREDVVAWNSLISAHAASGMSTEGLGLFEEMLYAGVTPSSYTFVPVLQACEEPALGKLGRGIHAIVLKSGRHLETHVANSLVVMYAKNNSMDEAARVFSEMKEKDNISWNSMLSGFVQNGLYEDALCVFSEMKNLVQKPDQISLVSMLAASGRLGNLSHGMQIHAFSLKNKMDNDLLVGNTLVDMYAKCGRTDYMHFVFDRMPYKDSVTWTTAISGYARNNLPMKSLQLFREINVEKMEVDMLMIGSILLACSDLKCHSLVKEIHAYFMRRGLYDLVTENTLVKVYGDCKNINYACKVFKLIEFKNVVSFTSMMSSYVDNGLANLSALRKGKEIHGFLLRNGFIIEGPVASSLVDMYACCGIVDDSYKVFSSTLNKDLPIWTSMISAYGMHGYGKVAIDLFRRLESENLVPDHITFLAVLYACSHSALVEEGKEVFESMQDEYKLKPWPEHYTCMVDMLARANYLEEAFHFVTMMKAEPTAAVWCALLGACRVHSNEKIREIAASKLMELDPVNPGNYVLVSNAYAATERWEDVEEVRSKMKGKELKKDPACSWIEVGNKFHVFIAHDRSHPESDEIKQNLDQITEKLVKGGGYVPQTKYVLHNVEEEEKIKLLTGHSERLAISYGLLNTTSRTPIRITKNLRVCGDCHNFTKLTSKYLKREIIVRDASRFHHFRDGVCSCGDFW
- the LOC113715909 gene encoding pentatricopeptide repeat-containing protein At3g63370, chloroplastic isoform X1, whose translation is MATLSLRLSPHLPFPPTSTINSTSSKTNGIPPFVKYPVKTFSLREICQEGKLREAFRSFGNDLTSPDHSYKPPDEAYSLILELCAAQKALSQGQQIHAHVLKSKSVADAVFLDTKLVFMYGKCGSLLDARKVFDEMLELNIFAWNAMIGACVGNDRPLGALELYKEMRMLDFPLDAHTFPSLFKACAAAKDLCSGCEIHGLTIKLGFLSNAFVVNSLVGMYSKCDDIPAAYQLFSRTSVREDVVAWNSLISAHAASGMSTEGLGLFEEMLYAGVTPSSYTFVPVLQACEEPALGKLGRGIHAIVLKSGRHLETHVANSLVVMYAKNNSMDEAARVFSEMKEKDNISWNSMLSGFVQNGLYEDALCVFSEMKNLVQKPDQISLVSMLAASGRLGNLSHGMQIHAFSLKNKMDNDLLVGNTLVDMYAKCGRTDYMHFVFDRMPYKDSVTWTTAISGYARNNLPMKSLQLFREINVEKMEVDMLMIGSILLACSDLKCHSLVKEIHAYFMRRGLYDLVTENTLVKVYGDCKNINYACKVFKLIEFKNVVSFTSMMSSYVDNGLASEALELVPRMKENKIELDCVATLSILSAAADLSALRKGKEIHGFLLRNGFIIEGPVASSLVDMYACCGIVDDSYKVFSSTLNKDLPIWTSMISAYGMHGYGKVAIDLFRRLESENLVPDHITFLAVLYACSHSALVEEGKEVFESMQDEYKLKPWPEHYTCMVDMLARANYLEEAFHFVTMMKAEPTAAVWCALLGACRVHSNEKIREIAASKLMELDPVNPGNYVLVSNAYAATERWEDVEEVRSKMKGKELKKDPACSWIEVGNKFHVFIAHDRSHPESDEIKQNLDQITEKLVKGGGYVPQTKYVLHNVEEEEKIKLLTGHSERLAISYGLLNTTSRTPIRITKNLRVCGDCHNFTKLTSKYLKREIIVRDASRFHHFRDGVCSCGDFW